One genomic window of Candidatus Kuenenia stuttgartiensis includes the following:
- a CDS encoding acetate--CoA ligase family protein: protein MLPLEGRHFHPLIGVIPKPPAPRVDSLQTQRMNIFLSHTARNAQKIIQNALEQNRHELLEPEAKQLLGTYGIVTTRFLVASSAHEAIQAANSIKYPVVLKIISPDLSHKTDAGGVMLNIQNDKEVAAAYEKIFKNISKTVPDARIYGILVEEMSTPSTEIIVGGLRDPQFGPTVMFGIGGIFVELFKDVSFRIAPVEDYEALDMIREVKGARLLSGFRNAAPLDISEICHIIIRVSDIMISNEEIKEIDLNPILIYPKGTKTVDARIVLSKRE from the coding sequence TTGCTTCCTTTGGAAGGAAGGCATTTTCATCCCCTTATAGGGGTTATCCCAAAGCCACCTGCTCCGCGGGTGGATTCTTTACAAACACAAAGGATGAATATATTTTTATCGCATACCGCCCGTAATGCTCAAAAGATAATACAAAACGCTTTGGAGCAAAACCGGCATGAACTCTTAGAGCCGGAAGCAAAACAACTACTTGGAACATACGGAATCGTTACTACCAGATTTTTAGTTGCCTCATCTGCCCATGAAGCAATCCAGGCTGCAAATTCCATAAAATACCCTGTCGTTCTCAAAATCATATCCCCTGACCTCAGCCACAAAACGGATGCAGGCGGAGTAATGTTAAACATACAAAATGATAAAGAAGTTGCGGCTGCATACGAAAAAATCTTTAAAAACATTAGTAAAACTGTACCGGATGCAAGGATATATGGAATCCTCGTGGAAGAAATGTCAACTCCCTCAACCGAAATTATTGTAGGCGGCCTGAGAGATCCGCAATTCGGACCAACAGTGATGTTCGGGATAGGAGGTATTTTTGTTGAGCTTTTTAAGGACGTTTCCTTTCGTATCGCTCCCGTAGAAGATTACGAAGCGCTTGACATGATTCGCGAAGTAAAAGGCGCCAGACTTTTAAGCGGATTTAGAAATGCAGCGCCACTGGATATTTCAGAAATATGCCATATCATTATTCGGGTATCAGATATCATGATTTCTAATGAGGAAATTAAAGAAATAGATCTTAACCCAATCCTTATTTACCCGAAAGGGACAAAAACCGTTGACGCAAGAATTGTCTTATCGAAAAGGGAGTAA
- the lpxC gene encoding UDP-3-O-acyl-N-acetylglucosamine deacetylase, with translation MQKTIGQPAECSGWGMFRGESVRIKFKPASVNSGIHFVRVDLPSRPIIPANVHFLSNTAKRIFLKKDDAEVEGIEHVMAALAGLGIDNIEIEIHGREMPAGDGSAKYFMDILKEATIVALAGEKHIFIIREPIMVSNGNASIIASPINEGLLLSYTLDFDGFFIDPQTYEYEIEFNEENFSREVASARTFGLSTYVEEFKKLGLGKGVTDDNSYVIQKDGKITKPLSMSPAELRFPNEHVRHKILDLIGDLYLANVVVKGHIVAKRSGHFLNAELARKIANIACKA, from the coding sequence TTGCAAAAAACAATTGGGCAACCTGCAGAGTGTTCTGGTTGGGGCATGTTTCGGGGGGAAAGTGTCCGAATAAAGTTTAAACCAGCCTCGGTGAATTCCGGAATACATTTTGTGCGTGTCGACCTGCCATCTCGTCCAATAATACCCGCGAATGTTCACTTCTTATCAAACACTGCAAAACGCATTTTTTTGAAGAAGGATGATGCCGAAGTTGAAGGGATAGAGCATGTAATGGCCGCTCTTGCCGGATTAGGCATTGACAATATAGAAATTGAAATCCATGGACGGGAAATGCCTGCAGGCGATGGAAGCGCCAAATATTTTATGGATATCCTGAAGGAGGCCACCATTGTTGCATTAGCAGGGGAAAAACATATATTCATAATTCGAGAGCCTATTATGGTGAGCAATGGAAATGCAAGTATTATAGCGTCGCCTATTAATGAGGGATTGTTGCTTTCCTATACCCTGGACTTTGATGGTTTTTTTATAGATCCGCAAACATATGAATATGAAATTGAATTTAATGAAGAAAATTTTTCCAGAGAAGTTGCTTCCGCCAGAACGTTTGGTCTGAGTACCTACGTAGAAGAATTCAAAAAGCTTGGGCTGGGAAAAGGCGTCACGGACGATAATAGCTACGTAATACAGAAAGATGGAAAGATAACAAAACCTCTTTCTATGAGTCCTGCAGAATTACGGTTCCCGAATGAACATGTTAGGCATAAAATTTTGGATCTTATCGGAGATCTTTATTTGGCCAATGTTGTTGTTAAGGGACACATCGTGGCAAAAAGATCCGGACATTTCCTGAACGCAGAATTGGCAAGAAAAATAGCAAATATCGCATGTAAGGCATGA
- the lpxA gene encoding acyl-ACP--UDP-N-acetylglucosamine O-acyltransferase has product MKIHRWALVHPGAKLGSDVEIGPFSVVGEHVTIGDRTVIKNNATVIGHTTIGKNSVIHPNAVLGAEPQDLKYCGEQSLLLMGDNNIVREGVTINRGTAGGGGKTVIGNNCFFMACSHVAHDCIIENNVLLANGVLLGGHVVLEKGVKLMGLVGIQPFVTIGRYAYVGGHTRIVQDVPPYVIIEGHPARIRQVNVIGLEREGFSGEQIDKIKDSFRVLFRSDELNRNKILGQLEKQEYISPEVEYLITFLRNIEKGKHGRYREILRVSPQVVI; this is encoded by the coding sequence ATGAAAATTCATCGATGGGCACTTGTTCACCCCGGTGCTAAATTAGGCAGCGATGTCGAAATTGGTCCTTTTTCTGTTGTCGGTGAACATGTTACCATCGGTGATAGGACCGTAATAAAGAATAATGCAACGGTAATTGGACATACTACTATAGGGAAAAATAGTGTTATTCATCCAAATGCGGTATTGGGCGCTGAACCACAAGATCTTAAGTATTGCGGCGAACAATCTTTGCTGCTTATGGGAGATAATAACATTGTGAGAGAAGGGGTCACCATTAACAGAGGTACCGCTGGCGGTGGTGGGAAAACGGTAATAGGCAACAATTGTTTTTTTATGGCTTGTTCGCATGTTGCCCATGATTGCATAATAGAAAATAACGTCCTTCTGGCGAATGGTGTGTTATTGGGAGGACATGTTGTATTGGAAAAAGGGGTTAAACTTATGGGTTTAGTAGGTATACAACCATTTGTGACGATAGGTCGTTATGCTTATGTAGGCGGACACACAAGAATCGTTCAGGATGTGCCTCCATACGTAATAATTGAAGGGCACCCGGCAAGAATAAGGCAGGTTAATGTAATCGGGCTGGAAAGAGAGGGGTTTTCCGGAGAGCAAATTGATAAGATTAAAGATTCATTCCGTGTATTATTTCGTTCTGATGAGTTGAATAGAAATAAAATTTTGGGGCAATTAGAGAAACAAGAATACATTTCACCTGAAGTTGAATATCTGATTACATTTCTGAGAAATATTGAAAAAGGTAAGCATGGGCGTTATAGAGAAATACTGAGAGTTTCACCCCAAGTAGTAATTTAG
- the panD gene encoding aspartate 1-decarboxylase: MLREMCKSKIHGATVTETNLEYNGSITIDKSLLTAVDILHYERVQVLNINNGTRVETYVIEGEQDSGIICLNGAAARWAQPGDRVIIIAYCLINNKDAIGWKPKIILVDAKNKLIKNLPT, translated from the coding sequence ATGCTGCGAGAGATGTGTAAATCCAAAATACATGGCGCTACGGTAACTGAAACCAATCTGGAATATAACGGAAGCATTACCATCGATAAGTCTCTTCTCACTGCGGTAGATATTCTGCATTATGAGCGGGTGCAGGTTTTGAATATAAATAATGGAACAAGAGTAGAAACATATGTCATTGAAGGAGAACAAGACTCCGGGATAATTTGCTTAAACGGGGCAGCTGCAAGATGGGCGCAACCTGGAGATCGTGTTATTATTATTGCATATTGCCTTATCAATAACAAAGACGCTATAGGATGGAAACCAAAGATTATTTTGGTTGACGCAAAAAATAAACTCATCAAAAACCTGCCAACATGA
- a CDS encoding c-type cytochrome produces MKNYQYCFLFIAFFSSCFLGCYKKQTILLEREAIWEVFERECQKCHKMNGKGSLVGRLFFNIPDFNNVKWQDNASDSRLIIHVGNGLRKMPGFKGKLKDEEIVDLVKICVRSFYPPVGQR; encoded by the coding sequence ATGAAAAATTATCAATATTGTTTTTTATTCATCGCTTTTTTTTCCTCCTGTTTTTTGGGATGCTATAAAAAACAGACAATTTTACTGGAAAGAGAAGCTATTTGGGAAGTATTCGAAAGAGAATGCCAAAAATGTCATAAGATGAATGGAAAAGGGAGTCTTGTTGGCAGATTATTCTTTAATATTCCTGATTTTAACAATGTGAAATGGCAGGATAATGCTTCGGATTCGAGATTGATTATTCATGTAGGAAATGGATTAAGAAAAATGCCAGGCTTTAAAGGCAAGCTAAAAGATGAAGAGATTGTGGACTTGGTAAAAATATGTGTTCGGAGTTTCTATCCGCCCGTCGGGCAAAGATAA
- a CDS encoding Gfo/Idh/MocA family protein, translating to MHKLKVAVIGVGHLGKEHARVFAELPGVELVGVVDALNKQAEEIARRYNTQWYVNYQDVIDKVSAVSIAVPTKSHYAIAKDFLTHGVHVLVEKPMTGTVSEAKELISLSKKKGLVLQAGYIERFNPVIVAIKKISSNPRFIECHRLSPFTFRSADIGVVLDLMIHDIDIILNMTGSKVKKIDAVGVNVIADKEDIANARIQFQNGCVANITASRVSIQPMRKVRLFSEDSYISIDYQKKEGLIYKKSPKLTLSALNISEMDVSTIADLKSHVFGDLLKVEHIKMDDYEPLKKELESFVTCVLENKEPEVSGEEGLKAIEVANDILQEIERNLAHSRAQCMED from the coding sequence ATGCATAAGTTAAAGGTTGCGGTAATAGGTGTCGGCCATTTAGGGAAAGAGCATGCCAGGGTATTTGCCGAATTACCAGGCGTCGAATTGGTTGGAGTGGTTGATGCACTGAACAAACAAGCAGAAGAAATAGCCCGGCGCTATAATACACAATGGTATGTAAATTATCAGGATGTAATAGATAAGGTTTCTGCCGTAAGTATTGCTGTTCCCACAAAATCGCATTACGCAATTGCAAAAGACTTCCTTACTCATGGTGTTCACGTCCTCGTTGAAAAACCAATGACAGGAACTGTATCTGAAGCGAAAGAATTAATAAGTCTAAGCAAGAAGAAAGGACTTGTGCTTCAGGCGGGGTATATTGAGAGGTTTAATCCGGTTATTGTTGCAATAAAAAAAATCTCTTCCAATCCAAGATTTATAGAGTGCCACCGTTTAAGTCCCTTCACGTTTCGATCTGCCGATATAGGCGTTGTCCTAGATTTAATGATACATGACATAGATATAATACTGAATATGACAGGCTCAAAGGTAAAAAAAATTGATGCTGTTGGCGTAAATGTTATTGCCGACAAAGAGGATATTGCAAATGCACGCATTCAATTTCAGAATGGCTGCGTGGCAAACATCACTGCCAGCAGGGTGTCTATTCAGCCTATGCGGAAAGTGAGATTATTTTCCGAAGACTCATATATTTCCATTGATTATCAGAAGAAAGAAGGGTTAATATATAAAAAATCCCCCAAACTAACCCTCAGTGCGCTTAATATTTCAGAGATGGATGTTTCGACCATTGCAGACCTAAAAAGCCATGTGTTTGGAGATTTGCTAAAGGTAGAACATATTAAAATGGATGATTACGAACCACTAAAAAAAGAACTAGAGTCTTTTGTTACGTGTGTTTTGGAAAACAAGGAACCGGAAGTTTCCGGAGAAGAAGGTTTAAAGGCAATAGAGGTTGCAAATGATATTTTGCAGGAGATAGAAAGAAATCTTGCGCACTCACGCGCACAATGTATGGAGGATTAA
- a CDS encoding OmpH family outer membrane protein — protein MKYKNYLNGIKCICVCVVIMASLCMVLTNQVQAQNVNTPASGLKIGVVDLNIVFEKYEKRKQYDADLREEEKSYQTKINDKKKELVGLKDKIQLLDLGSKDRKKYEEEFERKNIELESYAKVAEKSLMRTYKESFERLYSEVLREIEAIGKQNRYDLIIKKEDAELQSGGISEMQFKVGIKTVLYHSDGVDITNHVIDLLNKKYSKADKGK, from the coding sequence ATGAAATATAAAAATTATTTGAATGGTATAAAGTGTATTTGTGTTTGTGTTGTAATTATGGCGAGTTTATGTATGGTTTTGACGAATCAGGTACAGGCTCAAAATGTTAATACCCCTGCAAGTGGTTTAAAAATCGGAGTGGTAGATTTAAACATTGTGTTTGAAAAATATGAAAAACGAAAACAATATGATGCTGATTTAAGAGAAGAAGAAAAATCATATCAAACCAAAATCAATGATAAAAAAAAGGAACTGGTGGGCCTGAAGGACAAAATACAACTATTGGATCTTGGCAGCAAGGATAGAAAAAAGTATGAAGAAGAATTTGAAAGGAAAAATATAGAATTGGAATCTTATGCGAAAGTTGCTGAAAAGAGTCTGATGAGAACGTATAAAGAATCGTTTGAACGGTTGTATTCGGAAGTTTTAAGGGAGATAGAGGCAATAGGAAAACAAAATCGTTACGATTTAATTATTAAAAAGGAAGATGCTGAATTACAAAGTGGGGGTATTTCTGAAATGCAATTTAAAGTAGGGATAAAAACTGTTTTATATCACTCTGATGGCGTAGATATTACAAATCATGTAATAGATCTGTTAAACAAAAAATATTCCAAAGCAGACAAAGGGAAATAG
- a CDS encoding cupin domain-containing protein: protein MKHIDLQEKITFHKDHFIPNILYASPKVKMPLICMEPGQVIPPHGGNSAGIFYVKEGKGIFTLDDEKITMEKGMVIVAPEGSSRGMKCLERMVVLAVSAGG from the coding sequence TTGAAACATATTGACCTGCAAGAAAAAATAACATTCCACAAAGATCATTTTATTCCCAATATTCTGTATGCCTCCCCGAAAGTTAAAATGCCTCTCATTTGCATGGAGCCGGGGCAAGTAATTCCTCCACACGGCGGGAATTCTGCAGGTATATTTTATGTGAAGGAGGGCAAAGGGATTTTTACCTTGGATGATGAGAAAATCACAATGGAAAAAGGAATGGTTATTGTTGCGCCTGAGGGTTCTTCTCGGGGGATGAAGTGTCTTGAAAGAATGGTCGTTTTAGCAGTAAGCGCAGGAGGGTAG
- a CDS encoding DUF1858 domain-containing protein, which yields MEKEVLITKKMSTGEVTKKYPATKEVFAKYFGKGCFDCPSFGTEDINLACMMHNTDVDKFVQELNEAAYKEINKT from the coding sequence ATGGAGAAAGAAGTTCTTATTACAAAAAAAATGAGTACAGGGGAAGTGACAAAGAAATACCCTGCGACTAAAGAAGTTTTTGCAAAGTATTTTGGAAAGGGTTGTTTTGATTGCCCCTCTTTTGGTACGGAGGATATAAATTTGGCATGTATGATGCATAATACGGATGTTGATAAATTTGTGCAGGAGCTAAATGAAGCCGCATATAAGGAAATAAATAAGACATAA
- the tnpA gene encoding IS200/IS605 family transposase, protein MSRFRKLSHTIWHCQYHILWTPKYRLRILTGQVAEEVGKCIRAFSEQKGCEVVELNVQIDHVHLLVMVVPKISISDFVGIIKGRTAIRVFNKFRHLKQKPYWGNHFWSRGYCVDTVGLDTEKIRKYVKYQEQKERQEESQR, encoded by the coding sequence ATGAGTCGATTTCGCAAATTATCGCATACGATATGGCATTGTCAATATCATATTCTTTGGACACCAAAATATCGTCTAAGAATACTTACTGGTCAAGTAGCAGAAGAAGTAGGTAAGTGTATCAGAGCATTTTCTGAACAAAAAGGCTGTGAAGTTGTTGAGTTAAATGTACAAATTGACCATGTTCATCTGCTTGTCATGGTAGTACCCAAGATATCGATATCCGATTTTGTAGGTATAATCAAAGGCAGAACAGCTATTCGAGTTTTCAATAAGTTTCGACATTTGAAGCAAAAACCTTATTGGGGTAATCATTTCTGGTCGAGAGGTTACTGTGTCGATACCGTTGGTTTGGATACGGAAAAGATACGTAAATATGTGAAATATCAAGAGCAGAAAGAGCGCCAAGAAGAGTCACAACGGTAA
- the lgt gene encoding prolipoprotein diacylglyceryl transferase, with protein sequence MRRILFEIPIPFFSQSVPIYSYGFMLMVAFLVSIAVARWRAKKEGIDPNAITDLGIYLIFAGIAGARLFFVIQFYEDYKNNLLNIFKIYEGGLVYYGGLFAAIIMLFVFVRKRKLPVLKVIDIIAPSTALGLAFGRIGCFLNGCCFGKISLNLPWAVYFPRTVDSQGMVDGSPVFIYHYQHGLVLLSALHSLPVHPVQLYAFFSNIALFFILNSFFRFRKRNGEIVLLFGMVYPIIRFCMEALRGDNQLYFNCFTIAQIISIILFAVSTTIFVLFRIKTSKNISHISSL encoded by the coding sequence ATGAGACGGATTTTATTCGAAATCCCTATCCCTTTTTTCTCCCAAAGCGTACCTATATACTCCTATGGGTTCATGTTAATGGTGGCATTTCTTGTTTCCATAGCCGTTGCGCGCTGGAGGGCGAAGAAAGAAGGTATCGACCCTAATGCCATCACAGATTTGGGGATATATCTGATTTTTGCCGGAATAGCAGGGGCAAGGTTGTTTTTTGTAATACAATTTTATGAAGATTATAAAAATAATTTATTAAATATATTCAAAATTTATGAAGGTGGTCTGGTGTATTATGGTGGATTGTTTGCCGCAATTATTATGCTATTCGTTTTTGTTAGAAAACGAAAGTTGCCCGTATTAAAGGTGATAGACATTATTGCGCCATCTACTGCACTGGGATTAGCCTTTGGACGTATTGGATGTTTTTTGAATGGATGCTGTTTTGGCAAGATTTCACTTAATCTGCCGTGGGCAGTTTATTTTCCCAGGACAGTTGATAGTCAAGGCATGGTTGATGGCAGCCCGGTATTTATTTATCACTATCAACATGGGTTGGTTCTCCTTTCCGCTCTGCATTCATTACCGGTTCATCCCGTACAATTGTATGCTTTTTTTTCAAATATAGCATTATTTTTTATTCTCAACAGTTTTTTCAGATTTCGAAAAAGAAATGGAGAGATTGTGCTCCTTTTTGGCATGGTGTATCCCATTATAAGATTTTGTATGGAAGCACTTCGGGGAGATAATCAATTATATTTTAACTGCTTTACCATTGCGCAGATAATAAGCATTATACTATTTGCCGTTTCAACTACTATTTTTGTTTTGTTCAGAATAAAAACAAGTAAAAACATTTCGCATATTTCTTCCTTGTAA
- a CDS encoding multiheme c-type cytochrome — translation MYKFSKVAVVVCLFVLFVGAWFGFRSVHADAEINVKEKKEKKEKISSKSEKSEKRDATAEIKDTKTEQKTVTPKEEKKEIVKQEKPEEKAEPPASEKQEEKHAPVVKEDMADTHPKDARTIQQIISELTGEKIGPDNSGDVYHLGLTATYTPPKELLPGEGKFGKLFSFLPLMRWYDPDHYYTPNQAIGGEFTHGECLMCHTIQTPGIVAQWKKSKHAAVEQVVGCDKCHGNNHQQLYMPSWQHCGECHPEQKEGHRGGAMASHTYAFHVSTIEAPWQIAKPAAEVTACATCHGIAENRCDGCHTRHDFSLAEARKPNNCGICHTGLDHYEYEMYRESYHGMIYESEQHTWDWTKPMKPENYKTPTCAYCHMRDGEHNAQKFSTVNSHMGTSLVDRGAPKYKEARQSWINTCKGCHSPRFAADQLEAMDEAIKVSFTKWREAMKIVVDLYNDGMLDPMPKDLAPDYAGHYTFSLIGGEGRMYNVSDIERTAFEMLVYITNAVYKAMAHGAMYGATYGKGAFLQDRWLIQVKAEASKLRRIRALEERVGIKHKAYDFWKHGEYTDLLLGWKRKPGDVDKAACKHEGADCLVE, via the coding sequence ATGTATAAATTTTCAAAAGTCGCAGTGGTGGTGTGCCTGTTCGTCCTTTTTGTTGGCGCATGGTTTGGTTTCAGGTCTGTACACGCAGATGCGGAAATTAACGTAAAGGAAAAAAAAGAAAAGAAAGAAAAAATTTCTTCCAAATCTGAAAAATCAGAAAAAAGGGATGCTACCGCAGAGATAAAAGATACAAAAACCGAACAAAAGACTGTGACTCCAAAAGAAGAGAAAAAAGAAATTGTAAAGCAGGAAAAACCAGAAGAAAAAGCAGAACCACCTGCTTCTGAAAAACAGGAAGAAAAACATGCCCCTGTCGTCAAAGAAGATATGGCTGACACTCATCCTAAAGATGCCAGAACCATACAACAAATTATTTCCGAACTTACCGGAGAGAAAATCGGGCCAGACAACTCCGGAGATGTGTATCATTTAGGTTTAACAGCGACATATACGCCGCCAAAGGAATTATTGCCTGGCGAAGGCAAATTTGGGAAATTATTTAGTTTTTTACCTCTTATGAGATGGTACGATCCTGATCATTATTATACACCAAACCAGGCAATTGGAGGTGAATTCACGCACGGCGAATGTCTTATGTGCCATACGATCCAGACCCCCGGTATTGTAGCTCAATGGAAGAAGAGTAAACATGCTGCGGTAGAACAGGTGGTTGGCTGTGATAAATGCCATGGCAACAATCACCAGCAATTATACATGCCTTCATGGCAACACTGCGGGGAGTGTCATCCGGAGCAAAAAGAAGGGCATCGTGGTGGGGCAATGGCTTCGCACACCTATGCCTTTCATGTGAGTACAATCGAAGCCCCGTGGCAGATTGCAAAGCCTGCAGCCGAGGTTACTGCCTGTGCTACATGTCATGGGATAGCGGAGAACAGGTGTGACGGATGTCATACCAGGCATGATTTTTCCTTAGCTGAAGCAAGAAAACCAAACAATTGTGGTATTTGCCACACAGGTTTGGACCATTATGAATACGAAATGTACAGGGAATCCTATCATGGGATGATTTATGAGTCGGAGCAGCATACGTGGGACTGGACAAAACCCATGAAACCTGAAAATTACAAAACGCCCACTTGTGCATATTGTCATATGAGAGATGGCGAACATAATGCACAGAAATTCTCCACAGTTAATAGTCACATGGGCACATCATTGGTCGACAGGGGCGCCCCAAAATATAAGGAGGCCAGACAGAGTTGGATAAACACATGCAAAGGGTGCCATTCTCCAAGATTTGCGGCTGATCAACTTGAGGCGATGGATGAAGCGATAAAAGTCAGTTTTACAAAATGGCGTGAAGCCATGAAAATAGTGGTTGACCTTTATAATGACGGGATGCTGGATCCGATGCCGAAAGATTTGGCGCCTGACTACGCAGGACATTATACCTTTAGTCTCATTGGTGGTGAAGGCAGGATGTATAATGTATCCGATATAGAGCGGACGGCATTTGAGATGCTGGTGTATATTACCAATGCCGTTTACAAGGCAATGGCACACGGAGCAATGTATGGCGCTACTTATGGTAAAGGCGCTTTTCTGCAGGACCGCTGGTTGATTCAGGTAAAGGCGGAAGCAAGCAAACTTAGAAGAATAAGGGCGTTGGAAGAAAGAGTGGGGATAAAGCATAAGGCATACGATTTCTGGAAGCACGGTGAATATACCGACTTGCTCCTGGGTTGGAAGAGAAAGCCGGGAGACGTGGACAAGGCAGCATGTAAACACGAGGGCGCTGATTGTTTGGTTGAATAG
- the hflX gene encoding GTPase HflX: protein MKLKDTSFSVRAERAILFRALSYPNIIDLDEEPLEELSRLAKTAGANVIYTVIQKRAHIDPLYYIGKGKAQELQKIAVEMDADVLICDDNLTPAQVKNLEKIIEKKVIDRSELILDIFATRAKTHQAKLQVELAQLEYTKPRLKRMWTHLSRIEGGIGTRGPGEKQLEVDNRIVSRKIHDLKKRLGEIEKRQQRVVASRKEFSTVSIVGYTNAGKSTLMNALTDVDAMVEDKLFATLDTKTGICKLENSKNILISDTVGFIQKLPHYLVSSFKATLEETRNADILLHVADISSPHIHKQIESVNIVLKELGCEKKPTIIVLNKIDALKDESVIPLLKNRYKNCIVISAKTCQGIPALKQKIAEILEKRLLNIEISCSQENGKLIATLHENAHILNRTSDDRRLTFHLQIEDKFLSKLLKLHDDIQIKELVP, encoded by the coding sequence GTGAAATTAAAAGATACCAGTTTTTCTGTCAGGGCGGAACGCGCTATCCTATTCAGAGCGCTTTCTTATCCCAATATTATTGACCTTGATGAAGAACCTTTGGAAGAGTTAAGCAGATTGGCAAAAACTGCAGGAGCAAACGTAATTTATACAGTAATCCAAAAAAGAGCGCACATAGACCCATTGTATTATATTGGAAAAGGAAAGGCGCAAGAGCTGCAAAAAATAGCGGTTGAAATGGACGCAGATGTACTCATTTGTGACGATAACCTTACCCCCGCACAGGTAAAAAATTTGGAAAAAATCATTGAAAAAAAGGTAATTGATCGTAGTGAGTTGATTTTAGACATATTCGCCACAAGGGCAAAGACCCACCAGGCAAAACTTCAGGTAGAATTAGCTCAGTTGGAATACACAAAACCAAGACTTAAACGGATGTGGACACATCTTTCACGAATTGAAGGAGGAATAGGCACAAGGGGGCCAGGAGAAAAACAACTTGAAGTAGATAATCGTATTGTTTCAAGAAAAATACATGATCTTAAAAAACGATTGGGTGAAATAGAAAAACGGCAACAGAGAGTAGTTGCTTCAAGAAAAGAATTTTCTACCGTATCCATCGTCGGTTACACTAATGCCGGAAAATCTACCCTAATGAACGCCCTAACCGATGTTGATGCCATGGTAGAAGATAAACTCTTTGCAACATTAGATACAAAAACAGGTATATGCAAACTTGAAAATTCCAAAAATATTCTTATCAGTGATACTGTTGGGTTTATACAAAAATTGCCGCACTATCTTGTTTCTTCATTCAAGGCAACGCTCGAAGAAACCCGAAACGCGGATATTTTATTGCATGTCGCGGATATCAGCTCCCCGCATATTCATAAACAAATAGAATCCGTAAATATAGTATTAAAAGAACTTGGATGTGAAAAAAAACCAACAATTATTGTATTGAATAAAATCGATGCACTGAAAGATGAATCTGTTATCCCTTTACTGAAAAATCGCTATAAGAATTGTATTGTCATTTCTGCAAAAACATGCCAGGGGATACCGGCGCTGAAACAAAAGATTGCCGAAATACTGGAAAAGAGACTTCTCAATATAGAAATCTCATGTAGTCAGGAAAATGGCAAATTAATAGCCACCCTTCATGAAAATGCCCACATTCTAAACCGCACATCAGACGACCGCCGATTAACATTCCATCTTCAGATAGAAGATAAGTTCCTTAGTAAATTACTGAAGTTGCATGATGATATTCAAATAAAGGAATTAGTCCCTTAG
- a CDS encoding DUF2249 domain-containing protein, which yields MNIEDRIILDVRNIIPRERHPKIFNTFDGLRAGEMMVLINDHDPKPLKYQLEAERPGQMEWKYIEQGPDIWKVEIVKK from the coding sequence ATGAATATTGAAGACCGAATTATACTGGACGTGAGAAATATTATACCAAGAGAGCGACATCCAAAAATTTTTAATACGTTTGATGGATTAAGAGCGGGAGAGATGATGGTATTGATAAATGATCATGACCCAAAACCTTTAAAGTACCAATTAGAAGCGGAGCGTCCCGGTCAAATGGAATGGAAATATATCGAGCAAGGACCGGATATCTGGAAGGTTGAGATAGTAAAAAAATAA